The following are encoded together in the Phyllopteryx taeniolatus isolate TA_2022b chromosome 21, UOR_Ptae_1.2, whole genome shotgun sequence genome:
- the crabp2b gene encoding cellular retinoic acid-binding protein 2b codes for MENKIPDFSGKWKMKSSESFEELLKALGVNVFVRKIAGAAAASPAVEITQEGESLSIKTSTSIRTTHVSFTVGQSFNETTVDGRPCTSFPTWESESKISCAQTLQKGEGPKTAWTRELTNDGELILTMTAGDVVCTRVYERE; via the exons ATGGAGAATAAAATCCCGGACTTCtctggaaaatggaaaatgaagtCGTCGGAAAGTTTTGAGGAGCTCTTGAAAGCGCTGG GTGTGAATGTATTTGTGAGGAAAATAGCTGGGGCGGCAGCCGCCAGTCCTGCAGTGGAAATCACCCAGGAGGGGGAGAGTCTGTCCATCAAAACATCCACCAGCATCCGCACAACCCATGTCTCCTTCACTGTGGGTCAGTCTTTCAATGAGACCACAGTAGATGGACGACCCTGCACG AGTTTTCCGACCTGGGAATCGGAGAGCAAGATCAGTTGTGCGCAGACTCTACAGAAAGGCGAGGGACCCAAGACAGCCTGGACTCGAGAGCTGACTAATGATGGCGAGCTAATATTG acaaTGACAGCAGGGGATGTTGTCTGCACCAGAGTTTATGAAAGGGAATGA
- the scamp3 gene encoding secretory carrier-associated membrane protein 3: protein MSKYTSFPEPLDDQNPFQDPAVTQHSSNTGYATLDLYNPFEGTVEPPPPYEATSPSAPSVPAQTPPSRTTPTEPRNYGSYNTHNSQTSVNATTTELMKKQEELERKAQELERRERELESHSLGPGASRQNNWPPLPSFCPVGPCFYQDINVEISQRFQRTVTIMYYFWLFGTGTLLFNLISSLAMFCIDTSVGVGLGLAILWALLFTPCSFVCWYRPAYKAFRSDSSFNFFVFFFVFFAQVVVYVIMTIGIPGWGFSGWIVSLSALKRSVAVGAITMMNAILFTAQAAIGVFMLKKVHGLYRQTDASFQKAQAEFATGVMANQAVRQATANAAANAAQGAFTSPR from the exons ATGTCAAAATACACCAGCTTTCCTGAGCCActggacgaccagaaccctttccAG gACCCAGCAGTTACTCAACACAGCAGCAACACGGGCTACGCCACACTGGACCTGTACAACCCATTTGAGGGCACAGTTGAG CCTCCACCACCATATGAAGCCACCTCTCCCTCTGCTCCATCTGTGCCTGCACAGACCCCACCCAGCCGGACAACACCTACTGAGCCTCGCAACTATGGCTCCTATAACACCCACAACTCCCAG ACTTCAGTAAATGCCACCACAACAGAGTTGATGAAAAAGCAAGAAGAGCTTGAGAGGAAGGCGCAGGAGCTGGAAAGGAGAGAGCGGGAACTGGAGTCTCATAGCTTGGGGCCTGGAGCCT CCCGTCAGAATAACTGGCCTCCCCTGCCTTCATTCTGTCCCGTTGGTCCATGCTTCTACCAGGACATCAATGTGGAGATTAGCCAGCGCTTCCAGCGTACCGTCACCATCATGTACTACTTTTGGTTGT TCGGCACTGGAACTCTGCTCTTCAACCTGATCTCCTCACTGGCCATGTTCTGCATCGACACATCCGTTGGTGTTGGTCTGGGTCTTGCCATCCTCTGGGCGCTTCTCTTCACACCATGCTCCTTCGTCTGCTGGTATCGGCCCGCGTACAAAGCCTTCAG GAGTGACAGCTCCTTCaacttcttcgtcttcttctttgttttctttgctcAAGTGGTTGTTTACGTCATCATGACAATTGGCATCCCTGGATGGGGGTTCAG TGGATGGATCGTGAGCTTGTCTGCTCTCAAACGAAGTGTCGCTGTCGGCGCAATCACCATGATGAACGCCATCCTTTTTACTGCCCAGGCTGCAATTGGGGTGTTCATGCTGAAGAAG GTCCATGGTCTTTACAGGCAGACCGATGCCAGTTTTCAAAAGGCCCAGGCCGAGTTCGCCACTGGAGTCATGGCTAATCAGGCCGTCCGCCAAGCTACTGCCAACGCTGCTGCCAATGCTGCTCAAGGGGCCTTCACGTCACCCCGCTGA
- the rnf115b gene encoding E3 ubiquitin-protein ligase RNF115 isoform X2: MAEAAAATLQHRFFCHCCKRETQPLLPDFVCPRCKSDFIEEVEDDSRLLENNTPDTSEDSNSLYSELWQLLFMERSALLSHPPSSESEQEDSERLLSAQSRLPLVPAGNAEVRELQVLSLPGEEGSHRPEQRPEVEGTSMLQLYSNPADYAWGQGGLDTVITELLGQLENTGPPPAEKNMISSLPTVYISQEQTESRLECTICREEYSLGESARKLPCLHYFHSECIVPWLKLHDTCPVCRKSLDGVDNSLLLRASHSPEGRSIRTEQQGRQAI; this comes from the exons ATGGCGGAGGCCGCCGCGGCTACACTTCAGCACCGCTTCTTCTGTCACTGCTGCAAGCGTGAAACGCAACCCTTACTCCCG GATTTTGTCTGCCCCAGGTGCAAGTCTGATTTTATTGAGGAGGTGGAAGATGACTCCAG ACTCCTGGAGAACAACACGCCAGACACCAGCGAAGACTCTAACTCGTTGTACTCAGAA TTATGGCAGCTGTTGTTCATGGAGCGCTCTGCTCTGCTGTCGCACCCGCCGTCGTCGGAGTCAGAGCAGGAGGACAGCGAGAGGTTGCTTAGCGCTCAAAGTCGTCTTCCTTTAGTGCCAGCGGGCAATGCTGAGGTCAGAGAGCTACAGGTTCTATCTCTGCCCGGAGAGGAGGGGTCACACCGGCCTGAACAAAGGCCTGAAGTGGAAGG AACAAGCATGCTACAGCTGTACTCAAACCCTGCAGATTATGCCTGGGGTCAGGGAGGTCTGGATACAGTCATCACAGAG TTGTTAGGACAGTTGGAGAACACAGGTCCACCCCCTGCCGAAAAGAACATGATCTCATCCTTGCCGACTGTTTACATTTCTCAAGAGCAAACAG AGAGCAGATTGGAGTGTACAATTTGTAGGGAGGAGTATTCATTAGGGGAATCTGCCCGGAAGCTCCCCTGCCTCCATTACTTCCACAGTGAATGCATAGTGCCATGGCTGAAGCTG CATGATACCTGTCCAGTGTGCCGAAAAAGCCTTGACGGCGTCGACAATAGCCTCCTCCTGCGCGCATCACACTCTCCAGAGGGTCGCTCCATCAGGACAGAGCAACAGGGGAGGCAGGCCATCTGA
- the rnf115b gene encoding E3 ubiquitin-protein ligase RNF115 isoform X1, producing the protein MAEAAAATLQHRFFCHCCKRETQPLLPDFVCPRCKSDFIEEVEDDSRLLENNTPDTSEDSNSLYSELWQLLFMERSALLSHPPSSESEQEDSERLLSAQSRLPLVPAGNAEVRELQVLSLPGEEGSHRPEQRPEVEGIVQHYLANLFTTNANPGASPAALTSMLQLYSNPADYAWGQGGLDTVITELLGQLENTGPPPAEKNMISSLPTVYISQEQTESRLECTICREEYSLGESARKLPCLHYFHSECIVPWLKLHDTCPVCRKSLDGVDNSLLLRASHSPEGRSIRTEQQGRQAI; encoded by the exons ATGGCGGAGGCCGCCGCGGCTACACTTCAGCACCGCTTCTTCTGTCACTGCTGCAAGCGTGAAACGCAACCCTTACTCCCG GATTTTGTCTGCCCCAGGTGCAAGTCTGATTTTATTGAGGAGGTGGAAGATGACTCCAG ACTCCTGGAGAACAACACGCCAGACACCAGCGAAGACTCTAACTCGTTGTACTCAGAA TTATGGCAGCTGTTGTTCATGGAGCGCTCTGCTCTGCTGTCGCACCCGCCGTCGTCGGAGTCAGAGCAGGAGGACAGCGAGAGGTTGCTTAGCGCTCAAAGTCGTCTTCCTTTAGTGCCAGCGGGCAATGCTGAGGTCAGAGAGCTACAGGTTCTATCTCTGCCCGGAGAGGAGGGGTCACACCGGCCTGAACAAAGGCCTGAAGTGGAAGG GATTGTGCAGCACTACTTGGCCAACCTGTTTACGACCAACGCAAACCCCGGCGCTTCACCAGCTGCATT AACAAGCATGCTACAGCTGTACTCAAACCCTGCAGATTATGCCTGGGGTCAGGGAGGTCTGGATACAGTCATCACAGAG TTGTTAGGACAGTTGGAGAACACAGGTCCACCCCCTGCCGAAAAGAACATGATCTCATCCTTGCCGACTGTTTACATTTCTCAAGAGCAAACAG AGAGCAGATTGGAGTGTACAATTTGTAGGGAGGAGTATTCATTAGGGGAATCTGCCCGGAAGCTCCCCTGCCTCCATTACTTCCACAGTGAATGCATAGTGCCATGGCTGAAGCTG CATGATACCTGTCCAGTGTGCCGAAAAAGCCTTGACGGCGTCGACAATAGCCTCCTCCTGCGCGCATCACACTCTCCAGAGGGTCGCTCCATCAGGACAGAGCAACAGGGGAGGCAGGCCATCTGA